The genomic region TGATAGAGCCCACCACAACGCTCATTTCTGTGGTGGTGTTGAAATGTATATGCCTTCGCTGGTGGTTCACTACGCCTTCGTGGGGTTACTCGCTGCAACGCTGCTTGGCGCTGCATTCGATAAGCGGTCGCTGCTTCTGTCGATACTCGTCGTCACGTTCCCCGACGTGGACGCGTTTATCGGGCTCTACTGGCAGGCCGGCCACCGGGCCGCGACGACGAACCTCGTTATCCCGGCGGTGCTAGCGCTGCTTATCGGAGTCGACCTGTACGTGCGTGACGAATCGTATATCAGGGGCCGCTGGGGAGCCTACGGTGTTCGGGTCAGTTGGTTCTGTGTCGTGGTGTACGTGGTGGGGCACGTCCTGCTGGACCTGATTACGGGCGGTGCAAACCTCTTCTGGCCGCTATACGACCA from Haloarcula rubripromontorii harbors:
- a CDS encoding metal-dependent hydrolase, giving the protein MPSLVVHYAFVGLLAATLLGAAFDKRSLLLSILVVTFPDVDAFIGLYWQAGHRAATTNLVIPAVLALLIGVDLYVRDESYIRGRWGAYGVRVSWFCVVVYVVGHVLLDLITGGANLFWPLYDQFYQLSGHLELSSRRGIVQTFVELPEPRAETTGGSGGSTTQSMGNSSEVQMSTGINPNPGQPEPETVDRVFPIARSGWELVILVVGTLATAARLRFGHDLPDE